One genomic region from Bacillus sp. SLBN-46 encodes:
- the lexA gene encoding transcriptional repressor LexA, with translation MVKISKRQQDILDFIKEEVKSKGYPPSVREIGEAVGLASSSTVHGHLARLESKGLIRRDPTKPRAIEILEADEAAHIPRNKVVNVPVVGKVTAGLPITAIENVEEYFPLPESMAPADEHVFMLEIMGESMIEAGILDGDYVIVKQQPTANNGDIVVAMTEEDEATCKRFFKEKDYIRLQPENSTMEPIILRNVSILGKVIGVYRHIH, from the coding sequence ATGGTAAAAATATCAAAGCGGCAGCAGGATATCTTGGATTTCATTAAAGAAGAGGTCAAGAGTAAAGGTTATCCTCCTTCTGTTAGAGAAATCGGCGAAGCTGTTGGACTTGCATCCAGCTCTACTGTTCACGGTCACTTAGCAAGACTTGAAAGCAAAGGCCTTATTAGACGGGATCCTACAAAGCCAAGAGCCATTGAGATATTAGAAGCGGACGAAGCTGCACATATTCCGAGAAATAAAGTTGTCAACGTACCAGTAGTTGGGAAAGTTACTGCAGGCTTACCAATTACAGCGATCGAAAATGTTGAGGAGTACTTCCCGCTTCCAGAAAGCATGGCACCAGCTGATGAACATGTATTTATGCTAGAAATTATGGGTGAAAGTATGATAGAAGCAGGGATTCTTGACGGAGACTATGTCATTGTAAAACAACAGCCAACAGCTAATAATGGTGATATTGTTGTAGCCATGACAGAGGAAGACGAAGCAACTTGTAAAAGATTTTTTAAAGAAAAGGATTACATTCGTTTGCAGCCAGAAAATTCTACAATGGAACCTATTATTCTACGGAATGTCTCCATTTTAGGAAAAGTAATAGGTGTTTACCGTCATATCCATTAA
- a CDS encoding LysM peptidoglycan-binding domain-containing protein has protein sequence MKKLWNQYSYAITLILLSCSIAIILSFQYHSNEEDQFIKVTISEGDSLWKISDQYSTQHSLTNKEFVGWVKKHNKIVNDQIFPGEEIIIPVSREDSSSTTELASAPGN, from the coding sequence ATGAAAAAATTATGGAACCAATACTCCTATGCCATTACTCTTATTCTGTTAAGCTGTTCAATTGCTATCATTCTATCCTTCCAGTATCATTCAAATGAAGAGGATCAGTTTATAAAGGTAACAATCTCTGAAGGGGATTCCTTATGGAAAATCTCTGACCAATATTCTACACAGCATTCGTTAACGAATAAAGAATTTGTAGGATGGGTTAAAAAACATAACAAAATTGTAAATGATCAAATCTTTCCTGGGGAAGAAATTATCATCCCTGTCAGTAGAGAAGACTCTTCCTCCACAACGGAACTAGCAAGTGCTCCGGGAAACTAG
- a CDS encoding MerR family transcriptional regulator translates to MSGKEIRRSMPLFPIGTVMQLTELTARQIRYYEEHQLISPARTEGNRRLFSLNDIDRLLEIKDLIDQGVNMAGIKQLFAVKQQQAETLEKQTEKVKRELTDDQLRKLLRNEMIHSGRNNRSTLRHGDMSRFFH, encoded by the coding sequence GTGAGTGGAAAGGAAATTCGCCGTTCCATGCCACTGTTTCCCATCGGAACTGTCATGCAGCTAACGGAGCTTACAGCTAGGCAAATCCGCTATTATGAAGAGCACCAATTGATTTCTCCAGCAAGAACCGAGGGAAACAGGCGTCTGTTTAGCCTTAACGATATTGATAGGCTTCTAGAAATCAAGGATCTAATTGATCAGGGAGTCAACATGGCGGGAATTAAACAACTCTTTGCGGTTAAACAGCAGCAAGCAGAAACACTAGAAAAGCAAACTGAAAAAGTTAAACGAGAGCTTACAGATGACCAACTTAGAAAGCTACTCCGCAACGAAATGATTCATTCAGGAAGAAACAATCGATCCACATTGCGTCATGGCGATATGTCTCGGTTCTTCCATTAA
- the glnA gene encoding type I glutamate--ammonia ligase, producing the protein MAKYSREDIQRLAKEENVKFIRLQFTDILGTIKNVEIPISQLEKALDNKMMFDGSSIEGFVRIEESDMLLYPDLSTWVVFPWTAEKGKVARLICDIYTPEGKPFEGDPRNNLRRVLKEMEELGFTNFNLGPEPEFFLFKLDQNGEPTLELNDQGGYFDLAPTDLGENCRRDIVLELEEMGFEIEASHHEVAPGQHEIDFKYADALTACDQIQTFKLVVKTIARKHGLHATFMPKPLFGVNGSGMHMNLSLFTNGQNAFYEPTGDLEMSDTARQFIAGILKHAPSFTAVTNPTVNSYKRLVPGYEAPCYVAWSARNRSPLIRIPASRGLSTRVEVRSVDPAANPYLAMAVLLKAGLDGIKNKLTPPAPVDRNIYVMSKEERIEEGIIDLPATLAQALDQLKSNEVIVSGLGEHIFEHFVEAKEIEWDMFRTVVHQWERDQYMSMY; encoded by the coding sequence ATGGCAAAGTATTCAAGAGAAGATATTCAACGACTGGCAAAAGAAGAAAACGTGAAATTTATCCGTCTTCAATTTACGGATATTCTTGGAACCATTAAAAACGTGGAGATTCCAATAAGCCAATTAGAAAAAGCACTTGATAACAAAATGATGTTTGATGGTTCATCTATCGAAGGTTTTGTACGTATTGAAGAATCTGATATGTTGCTTTATCCAGATTTAAGTACTTGGGTTGTTTTCCCTTGGACAGCTGAAAAAGGAAAAGTAGCTCGTTTAATCTGTGACATCTATACTCCAGAAGGAAAACCTTTCGAAGGTGACCCACGAAATAACTTAAGAAGAGTATTAAAGGAAATGGAAGAGTTAGGATTCACTAACTTCAACCTAGGACCAGAACCAGAATTCTTCTTATTTAAATTAGACCAAAATGGTGAACCAACATTAGAATTAAACGACCAAGGTGGCTATTTCGACTTAGCTCCAACAGATTTAGGTGAAAACTGCCGTCGTGATATCGTTCTTGAGCTTGAAGAAATGGGCTTTGAAATCGAAGCATCACACCATGAAGTAGCTCCAGGACAACACGAAATCGACTTTAAATATGCTGATGCATTAACAGCATGTGACCAAATCCAAACATTCAAGCTTGTAGTTAAAACAATTGCACGTAAGCATGGTTTACACGCGACTTTCATGCCTAAGCCATTATTCGGTGTAAATGGATCAGGAATGCACATGAACTTATCATTATTTACAAATGGTCAAAATGCATTCTACGAGCCAACTGGTGATCTAGAAATGAGCGATACAGCTCGTCAATTTATTGCGGGTATCCTGAAGCACGCACCAAGCTTTACAGCTGTAACTAATCCAACTGTAAACTCTTATAAGCGTCTTGTTCCTGGCTACGAAGCACCTTGTTATGTAGCGTGGTCTGCAAGAAACCGTTCACCATTAATTCGTATTCCAGCATCACGTGGATTAAGTACTCGCGTAGAAGTACGTAGCGTTGACCCGGCTGCAAACCCATACCTAGCGATGGCCGTGCTTCTAAAAGCTGGTCTTGACGGAATTAAAAATAAATTGACTCCTCCAGCTCCAGTAGACCGTAACATCTATGTTATGAGCAAGGAAGAAAGAATTGAAGAAGGTATCATTGATCTTCCAGCAACACTAGCTCAAGCACTAGATCAATTAAAGTCTAACGAAGTAATTGTATCTGGTCTTGGAGAGCACATCTTCGAACACTTTGTAGAAGCAAAAGAAATTGAATGGGATATGTTCCGTACAGTCGTTCACCAATGGGAACGTGATCAGTACATGAGCATGTACTAA
- a CDS encoding DUF4257 domain-containing protein: MLWDIIFSVTIGGLVGVVGHVRKHGKIIMPRKTKKFIYLGFLEELLLGAVASLLLVLYTAPNSLVEIIIFSIIAGIGGDTVLNRFKVLNQEGEK, translated from the coding sequence GTGTTATGGGACATTATTTTCTCTGTAACAATTGGTGGATTGGTTGGGGTTGTTGGACATGTTCGGAAACACGGTAAAATCATCATGCCCAGGAAAACAAAAAAGTTCATTTATCTGGGTTTTCTAGAAGAATTGCTTCTAGGCGCGGTCGCCTCTCTTCTCCTCGTTTTGTACACAGCACCAAATTCATTGGTAGAAATCATTATTTTTTCAATCATTGCTGGCATTGGCGGTGATACAGTCCTAAATAGATTTAAAGTGTTAAACCAAGAAGGTGAGAAATAA